From a region of the Enterobacter cancerogenus genome:
- the mscK gene encoding mechanosensitive channel MscK — translation MLHTYRSQDAVIALLFAILIFFTVAPFAHARADNSSDIPTRADIQSQLETLNKQKELSPQEKLVQGDLTETLETLDKIERVKAETTQLRQKVAQAPDNMRKAMDALSALSDVDNDDETRKTLASLSLRQLESRVAQLLDDLQTAQSDLSTYNSQLVSLQTQPERVQNAMYSASQQLQEIRNRLNGTTVGEGALRPTQQTLLLIQQNLLNAEIEQQRKSLEGNTVLQDTLQKQRDYVTANINRLEHQLQLLQEAVNSKRLTLTEKTAQEAVSPDETARIQENPLVKQELEINHQLSQRLIVATESGNTLVQQNIRVKNWLDRALQAERNIKEQIAVLKGSLLLSRILYQQQQTLPSADELEDMTNRIADLRLEQFDVNQQRDALFQSDAFVAKVEEGHSADVNGEVHDALLQVVDMRRELLDQLNKQLGNQLMMAINLQINQQQLVSVSKNLQEILTQQIFWVNSNKPMDWEWVKSFPESLKTQIKSMKITVNWEKAWPAVMIAFLAGLPLLLIAGLIRWRLGWLKKYQAKLASEVGQLRNDSQLHTPKAILIDLIRALPVCLLILAAGLILLTMQLNISDLLWAFSKKLALFWLVFGLCWKVLEKDGVAVRHFNMPEALTSHWRRQIVRISLALLPLHFWSVVAELSPLHLMDDVLGQLVIMLNLLLIAVLMWPMCRDSWRDKESHNLRLVTVTVLAIIPLALMVLTATGYFYTTLRLSGRWIETVYLVILWNLLFQTVLRGLSVAARRIAYRRAIARRQHQVKEGAEGAEPQEEPTIALEQVNQQTMRITMLVMVALFAVMFWAIWSDLITVFAYLDSITLWQYNATEAGATVMKSVTMGSLLFALVSLVIAWALIRNLPGLLEVLVLSRLNLRQGASYAITTILNYVIIIVGAMTVFGSLGVAWDKLQWLAAALSVGLGFGLQEIFGNFVSGLIILFERPVRIGDTVTIGTFSGTVSKIRIRATTITDFDRKEVIIPNKAFVTERLINWSLSDTTTRVVIRLGVAYGSDLDKVKEVLLKAAADHPKVMHDPAPAVFFTTFGPSTLDHELRLYVRELRDRSYTVDELNRAIDRLCRENDINIAFNQLEVHLRNEKGEEYTEVKREMKGDDPTPA, via the coding sequence ATGCTGCACACCTATCGCTCGCAAGACGCTGTTATTGCTTTACTTTTTGCCATCCTGATTTTTTTCACGGTTGCGCCTTTCGCGCATGCTCGTGCAGACAATTCCAGTGATATTCCGACGCGTGCCGACATTCAGTCGCAGCTGGAAACCCTCAACAAACAAAAAGAGTTATCGCCTCAGGAGAAGCTCGTTCAGGGCGATCTGACGGAGACGCTGGAAACACTGGACAAAATCGAGCGCGTCAAAGCCGAAACGACCCAGCTGCGTCAGAAAGTGGCGCAGGCACCGGACAACATGCGCAAAGCGATGGATGCCCTGAGTGCGCTGAGCGACGTGGATAACGATGACGAAACCCGCAAAACGCTCGCCTCGCTCTCACTGCGTCAGCTTGAATCGCGCGTGGCGCAGCTGTTGGACGACCTGCAAACGGCGCAGTCCGATCTCTCGACCTATAACAGCCAGCTTGTCTCGCTGCAAACCCAGCCTGAGCGCGTGCAAAATGCGATGTACTCCGCCTCGCAACAGTTGCAGGAGATCCGCAACCGTCTGAACGGCACCACCGTGGGCGAAGGGGCGCTGCGTCCCACTCAGCAAACGCTGCTGCTCATCCAGCAGAATTTGCTCAACGCGGAGATTGAACAGCAGCGTAAAAGCCTGGAAGGGAACACGGTGCTGCAGGACACCCTGCAAAAACAGCGGGATTACGTCACGGCCAATATCAACCGCCTTGAACACCAGCTCCAGCTGCTGCAGGAAGCAGTGAACAGTAAGCGCCTGACGCTGACGGAAAAAACGGCGCAGGAGGCGGTATCGCCAGACGAAACGGCCCGCATTCAGGAAAATCCTCTGGTGAAGCAAGAGCTGGAGATTAACCATCAGCTCAGCCAGCGCCTGATTGTGGCAACCGAGAGCGGCAACACGCTGGTGCAGCAAAATATCCGAGTCAAAAACTGGCTCGATCGCGCCCTGCAGGCCGAACGTAACATCAAAGAGCAGATCGCGGTGCTGAAAGGCAGCCTTCTGCTCTCGCGTATTCTCTACCAGCAACAGCAGACGTTGCCGTCCGCCGACGAGCTGGAGGACATGACCAACCGCATCGCCGATTTACGTCTGGAGCAGTTTGACGTGAACCAGCAGCGCGACGCGCTTTTCCAGAGCGACGCGTTCGTCGCCAAAGTGGAAGAAGGGCACTCCGCAGACGTTAACGGCGAAGTACACGATGCGCTGTTGCAAGTGGTGGATATGCGCCGCGAGCTGCTCGACCAGCTCAACAAACAGCTTGGCAACCAGCTGATGATGGCCATCAACCTGCAAATTAACCAGCAGCAGCTGGTGAGCGTTTCGAAAAACCTGCAGGAGATTTTGACCCAGCAGATTTTCTGGGTGAACAGCAACAAGCCGATGGACTGGGAGTGGGTTAAATCCTTCCCGGAAAGCCTGAAGACCCAGATCAAGAGCATGAAAATTACCGTCAACTGGGAGAAAGCCTGGCCCGCGGTGATGATTGCTTTCCTGGCGGGGTTGCCGCTGCTGCTGATTGCCGGATTAATTCGCTGGCGTCTGGGCTGGCTGAAAAAATACCAGGCGAAGCTGGCATCCGAAGTGGGGCAACTGCGCAACGACAGCCAGCTGCACACCCCGAAAGCGATCCTGATTGACCTTATCCGCGCGCTGCCGGTCTGCCTGTTGATTCTGGCGGCCGGGCTGATCCTGCTCACCATGCAGCTCAATATCAGCGACCTGCTGTGGGCATTCAGCAAAAAGCTGGCGCTGTTCTGGCTCGTGTTTGGCCTGTGCTGGAAGGTGCTGGAAAAAGACGGCGTGGCGGTGCGTCACTTCAACATGCCGGAGGCGCTCACCAGCCACTGGCGTCGCCAGATTGTGCGCATCAGCCTTGCGCTGCTGCCGCTGCACTTCTGGTCGGTCGTGGCCGAGCTTTCCCCGCTTCATCTGATGGATGATGTGCTGGGGCAGCTGGTCATCATGCTTAACCTGCTGCTGATTGCCGTTCTGATGTGGCCGATGTGCCGCGACAGCTGGCGCGATAAAGAGTCGCACAACCTGCGTCTGGTCACCGTCACGGTGCTGGCGATTATTCCGCTGGCGCTGATGGTGCTGACCGCAACGGGCTACTTCTACACCACGCTGCGCCTGTCGGGCCGCTGGATTGAAACGGTGTATCTGGTGATTCTCTGGAACCTGCTGTTCCAGACCGTGCTGCGTGGCCTGAGCGTGGCGGCGCGGCGTATCGCCTACCGTCGTGCTATCGCCCGTCGCCAGCATCAGGTGAAGGAGGGGGCGGAAGGCGCTGAACCGCAGGAAGAACCGACCATCGCCCTGGAGCAGGTTAACCAGCAGACCATGCGTATTACCATGCTGGTGATGGTGGCGCTGTTTGCAGTGATGTTCTGGGCCATCTGGTCTGATTTGATCACCGTGTTTGCCTATCTCGACAGCATCACGCTCTGGCAGTACAACGCGACCGAGGCCGGCGCCACGGTGATGAAGAGTGTGACCATGGGCAGCCTGCTCTTTGCGCTGGTCTCGCTGGTTATCGCCTGGGCCTTGATTCGCAACTTGCCGGGGTTGCTGGAGGTGCTGGTCCTGTCGCGGCTCAACCTGCGCCAGGGGGCATCGTATGCCATCACTACCATCCTCAACTACGTGATTATCATCGTGGGTGCCATGACCGTCTTCGGCTCCCTGGGGGTGGCGTGGGATAAACTGCAGTGGCTGGCAGCGGCGCTCTCGGTCGGTCTGGGCTTTGGTCTGCAGGAGATCTTCGGTAACTTCGTCTCCGGCCTGATTATCCTGTTTGAACGTCCGGTGCGCATTGGCGATACCGTCACCATCGGCACCTTCTCCGGTACCGTCAGTAAGATCCGTATCCGTGCGACCACCATCACCGACTTCGATCGCAAAGAGGTGATTATCCCGAACAAAGCGTTCGTCACCGAGCGCCTGATCAACTGGTCACTCTCCGATACCACCACCCGCGTGGTGATCCGCCTCGGCGTGGCCTACGGATCCGATCTGGATAAAGTGAAAGAGGTGCTGTTGAAAGCGGCGGCCGATCATCCGAAAGTGATGCACGATCCTGCGCCGGCGGTGTTCTTCACCACCTTCGGGCCGAGCACCCTGGATCACGAGCTGCGTCTGTACGTGCGCGAACTGCGCGATCGCAGCTACACCGTGGACGAACTGAACCGCGCCATCGATCGCCTGTGCCGTGAAAACGACATCAATATCGCCTTCAACCAGCTTGAGGTTCACCTGCGCAATGAAAAAGGTGAGGAATATACGGAAGTGAAGCGCGAGATGAAGGGTGACGACCCCACTCCCGCTTAA
- the dnaX gene encoding DNA polymerase III subunit gamma/tau, whose protein sequence is MSYQVLARKWRPQTFADVVGQEHVLTALANGLSLGRIHHAYLFSGTRGVGKTSIARLLAKGLNCETGITATPCGVCDNCREIEQGRFVDLIEIDAASRTKVEDTRDLLDNVQYAPARGRFKVYLIDEVHMLSRHSFNALLKTLEEPPAHVKFLLATTDPQKLPVTILSRCLQFHLKALDVEQIRAQLEHILDEEKIVHEPRALQLLARAADGSLRDALSLTDQAIASGDGKLSTDAVSTMLGTLDDDQALSLIEAMIAANGERVMSLVNEAAARGVEWESLLVEMLGLLHRVAMLQLSPSAIGADMATIEQRMRELARTVPPADVQLYYQTLLIGRKELPFAPDRRMGVEMTLLRALAFHPRMPLPEPDVPRQSFAPVAPTAVMSPQQVPPQPTPPPQNVPLSDATSSVLAARSQLQRAQGVTKPKKSEPAAPSRARPVNNAALERLASVTERVQSRPVPSALEQKAPVKEEAYRWKATTIAQEVKVEVATPKALKKALEHEKTPELSAKLAEESIERDAWAAEVSKLQLPKLVEQVALNAWKEQDGNQVRLHLRPGQRHLNSPGAQKALAEALSALQGSPVELTIIEDDNPAVKTPLEWRQAIYEEKLAQARESIVADNNIQTLRRFFDADLDEESIRPI, encoded by the coding sequence ATGAGTTATCAGGTGTTAGCCCGTAAATGGCGACCACAAACCTTTGCTGACGTTGTCGGTCAGGAACATGTGCTGACGGCCCTGGCGAACGGCTTGTCGCTAGGTCGCATCCATCACGCCTATCTTTTTTCCGGCACCCGCGGCGTCGGTAAAACCTCTATTGCCCGTCTGCTGGCAAAAGGACTGAACTGCGAAACCGGGATCACCGCCACGCCGTGCGGCGTGTGCGATAACTGCCGTGAAATCGAGCAGGGACGTTTTGTCGATCTGATCGAAATCGACGCCGCCTCGCGCACGAAAGTCGAAGATACGCGCGATCTGCTGGACAACGTCCAGTACGCGCCGGCGCGCGGTCGCTTCAAGGTCTACCTTATCGATGAAGTGCACATGCTGTCGCGCCACAGCTTTAACGCCCTGCTGAAAACGCTGGAAGAACCGCCTGCGCATGTGAAATTCCTGCTGGCGACCACCGATCCGCAAAAGCTGCCGGTGACGATCCTGTCCCGCTGCCTGCAGTTCCACCTGAAGGCGCTGGACGTTGAACAGATCCGCGCCCAGCTCGAACACATTCTCGACGAAGAGAAGATCGTCCACGAACCTCGCGCCCTGCAGCTGCTGGCGCGTGCGGCGGACGGCAGCCTGCGCGATGCATTAAGCCTTACCGACCAGGCGATCGCCAGCGGTGATGGCAAACTCTCGACCGACGCGGTCAGCACCATGCTCGGCACGCTGGACGACGATCAGGCGCTGTCTCTCATCGAGGCGATGATTGCCGCCAACGGCGAGCGCGTGATGTCGCTGGTGAACGAAGCCGCCGCGCGTGGCGTGGAGTGGGAATCGCTGCTGGTGGAGATGCTCGGCCTGCTGCACCGTGTGGCCATGCTGCAACTTTCTCCGTCGGCCATCGGGGCGGACATGGCGACCATCGAACAGCGGATGCGCGAGCTGGCTCGCACCGTGCCGCCTGCCGATGTCCAGCTTTACTATCAGACGCTGCTGATTGGCCGTAAAGAGCTGCCGTTCGCGCCGGACCGCCGCATGGGCGTTGAAATGACGCTGCTCCGTGCGCTGGCGTTTCACCCGCGCATGCCGCTGCCGGAGCCGGACGTTCCGCGGCAGTCCTTTGCGCCCGTAGCCCCTACCGCGGTGATGTCGCCGCAGCAGGTGCCACCGCAGCCGACGCCACCGCCGCAAAATGTGCCGCTGTCGGATGCCACCAGTTCGGTACTTGCCGCCCGCAGCCAGTTGCAGCGCGCGCAGGGAGTAACCAAACCAAAAAAGAGTGAACCGGCAGCGCCTTCAAGAGCGCGGCCGGTGAACAACGCCGCGCTTGAACGACTGGCCTCGGTAACGGAGCGCGTTCAGTCGCGCCCTGTGCCGTCCGCGCTCGAGCAGAAAGCCCCGGTGAAAGAAGAGGCTTACCGCTGGAAAGCAACCACGATCGCGCAAGAGGTCAAGGTTGAGGTTGCCACGCCAAAAGCGCTGAAAAAGGCGCTGGAGCACGAAAAAACGCCGGAGCTTTCCGCGAAGCTCGCCGAAGAATCGATTGAGCGCGACGCCTGGGCCGCCGAGGTCAGCAAACTGCAACTGCCGAAGCTGGTAGAGCAGGTCGCGTTGAACGCCTGGAAAGAGCAGGACGGCAATCAGGTGCGTCTGCATCTGCGCCCTGGTCAACGCCACCTCAATTCCCCTGGCGCGCAAAAAGCGCTGGCGGAAGCGCTCAGCGCATTACAGGGTTCGCCGGTTGAATTGACTATCATTGAAGATGATAATCCGGCAGTAAAAACGCCGCTGGAGTGGCGACAGGCAATTTATGAAGAGAAGCTCGCGCAGGCGCGCGAGTCGATTGTTGCGGATAACAACATCCAGACCCTGCGCCGGTTCTTCGACGCGGACCTGGATGAAGAGAGTATTCGCCCCATTTGA
- the acrA gene encoding multidrug efflux RND transporter periplasmic adaptor subunit AcrA, translating to MNKNRGLTPLAVVLMLSGSLALTGCDDKQAEQGAQQMPEVGVVTLKSEPLQMTTELPGRTSAYRIAEVRPQVSGIILKRNFTEGGDVKAGESLYQIDPATYQASYESAKGDLAKAEAAAKISQLTLNRYKKLLGTQYISQQDYDTALADAQQTNAAVVVAKAAVETARINLAYTKVTSPISGRIGKSSVTEGALVQNGQTNALATVQQLDPIYVDVTQSSNDFLRLKQELANGTLKQENGKAKVELVSNDGIKFPQAGTLEFSDVTVDQTTGSITLRAIFPNPDKNLLPGMFVRARLEEGTNPNALLVPQQGVTRTPRGDASALVVGADDKVETRNITATQAIGDKWLVTDGLKAGDRVIITGLQKVRPGAQVKAQEVKSDDKQQAAAGGQSEQTKS from the coding sequence ATGAACAAAAACAGAGGGTTAACGCCTCTGGCGGTCGTTCTGATGCTCTCAGGCAGCTTAGCGCTTACAGGATGTGACGACAAACAGGCAGAACAAGGAGCTCAGCAGATGCCAGAAGTGGGTGTCGTGACGCTCAAATCCGAACCTCTGCAGATGACCACCGAATTACCGGGCCGAACCAGCGCTTACCGTATTGCGGAAGTGCGTCCACAGGTAAGCGGCATCATCCTGAAACGTAACTTCACCGAAGGCGGTGACGTGAAAGCAGGTGAGTCTCTGTATCAGATTGATCCAGCAACCTATCAGGCGTCTTATGAGAGCGCAAAAGGCGATCTGGCGAAAGCAGAAGCAGCAGCCAAGATCTCTCAGCTGACGTTGAACCGCTACAAAAAGCTGCTCGGCACGCAGTACATCAGCCAACAGGATTACGACACAGCCCTGGCCGATGCGCAGCAGACGAACGCGGCCGTTGTAGTGGCCAAAGCGGCCGTTGAGACGGCACGTATCAACCTCGCCTATACCAAAGTGACCTCCCCTATCAGCGGTCGCATTGGTAAATCTTCCGTTACGGAAGGGGCGCTGGTGCAGAACGGTCAAACCAATGCGCTGGCTACGGTGCAGCAGCTTGATCCGATCTACGTTGACGTCACGCAGTCCAGCAACGATTTCCTGCGCCTGAAGCAAGAGCTGGCTAACGGCACGCTGAAACAGGAAAACGGCAAAGCCAAAGTGGAGCTGGTGTCCAATGACGGTATCAAGTTCCCGCAAGCAGGCACACTGGAATTTTCTGATGTGACCGTCGACCAGACCACCGGGTCCATCACCTTACGTGCGATTTTCCCGAACCCTGACAAAAATCTGCTGCCAGGTATGTTCGTGCGCGCCCGTCTGGAAGAAGGGACCAATCCTAATGCGCTGCTGGTACCACAGCAGGGTGTGACCCGTACGCCGCGTGGCGATGCGAGCGCGCTGGTTGTCGGTGCTGATGACAAAGTAGAAACACGCAACATCACCGCCACGCAGGCGATTGGCGACAAGTGGCTGGTAACGGATGGCCTGAAAGCGGGTGATCGCGTGATTATTACTGGTTTGCAAAAAGTACGTCCTGGCGCGCAGGTGAAAGCGCAGGAAGTCAAATCTGACGATAAACAGCAAGCCGCAGCCGGTGGCCAGTCAGAACAAACCAAGTCTTAA
- the acrR gene encoding multidrug efflux transporter transcriptional repressor AcrR — MARKTKQQALETRQHILDVAMRLFSQQGVSSTSLAQIAQAAGVTRGAIYWHFKDKSDLFGEIWELSESSISDLETEYRAKFPDDPLSVLREILVYILEATVVEERRRLMMEIIFHKCEFVGEMAVVQQAQRSLCLESYDRIEYTLNQCMQAKLLPANLLTRRAAILMRSYISGLMENWLFAPQSFDLKAEARSYVAILLEMCQYCPTLRDDSVPLSA; from the coding sequence ATGGCACGAAAAACCAAACAACAAGCGCTGGAAACCCGACAACACATTCTTGATGTGGCAATGCGTTTGTTTTCACAGCAGGGTGTTTCGTCAACCTCGCTGGCGCAGATTGCTCAGGCCGCGGGTGTCACGCGGGGAGCGATTTACTGGCATTTTAAAGACAAGTCAGATCTGTTCGGTGAAATCTGGGAGCTATCAGAGTCCAGCATTAGCGATCTTGAGACTGAGTATCGGGCAAAATTCCCCGACGATCCACTCTCAGTATTAAGAGAGATATTAGTATATATCCTTGAAGCAACGGTAGTTGAAGAGCGCCGTCGCCTGATGATGGAGATCATTTTTCACAAATGTGAGTTTGTTGGCGAAATGGCCGTTGTCCAGCAGGCGCAGCGCAGCCTGTGTCTGGAGAGCTATGACCGCATAGAATACACGTTAAATCAATGCATGCAGGCAAAATTGTTGCCCGCCAATTTACTGACCCGCCGCGCGGCGATCCTGATGCGCAGCTATATTTCCGGGCTGATGGAAAATTGGCTTTTCGCGCCCCAGTCTTTTGACCTGAAAGCGGAAGCGCGCAGCTACGTCGCCATCCTGCTTGAAATGTGCCAGTACTGCCCAACGCTTCGCGACGATTCCGTACCGTTGTCTGCCTGA
- the apt gene encoding adenine phosphoribosyltransferase, with protein MTATAQQLEYLKNSIKSIQDYPKPGILFRDVTSLLEDPKAYALSIELLVERYKNAGITKVVGTEARGFLFGAPVALAMGVGFVPVRKPRKLPRETIAESYELEYGTDQLEIHVDAIKPGDKVLVVDDLLATGGTIEATVKLIRRLGGEVTDAAFIINLFDLGGEQRLEKQGITSYCLVPFPGH; from the coding sequence ATGACCGCAACTGCACAGCAGCTTGAATATCTGAAAAACAGCATCAAAAGTATCCAGGATTATCCAAAGCCTGGCATTCTTTTCCGCGATGTCACCAGCTTGCTGGAAGACCCGAAAGCGTATGCGCTCAGCATTGAACTGCTGGTCGAACGTTATAAAAACGCCGGGATCACCAAAGTCGTAGGGACTGAAGCCCGTGGCTTCCTGTTTGGCGCACCGGTTGCGCTGGCGATGGGCGTAGGCTTTGTGCCGGTACGTAAGCCGCGCAAACTGCCGCGTGAAACTATCGCAGAAAGCTACGAGCTGGAATACGGCACCGATCAGCTGGAAATCCACGTCGATGCTATCAAGCCCGGCGATAAAGTGCTGGTGGTGGACGATCTGCTGGCAACCGGTGGCACCATCGAAGCAACCGTGAAGCTGATCCGTCGTCTGGGTGGGGAAGTGACCGACGCGGCCTTCATCATCAACCTGTTCGATCTGGGTGGCGAACAGCGCCTGGAAAAACAGGGCATTACCAGCTATTGCCTGGTGCCTTTCCCGGGTCATTAA
- the priC gene encoding primosomal replication protein N'' has translation MKTALLLETLQNQLTALRAQATPLMGHATLKPRFDRQLFRTRSTLIQDYLAESQTHLDELRHAVESGQHEQVAWLAAHLTEQITALHREIAAWPLRVWDTASPGLGKWQRKRLENQEFERRLFEMKRERETRLNAAETLEEQQLLMREITALEGRIVRCRQALDEIERVIERLTR, from the coding sequence TTGAAAACAGCCTTGCTTCTGGAGACGCTGCAAAATCAGCTGACGGCCCTGCGGGCTCAGGCCACGCCGCTGATGGGCCATGCCACGCTGAAGCCGCGCTTTGACAGGCAGCTCTTTCGTACCCGCAGCACCTTAATTCAGGATTATCTCGCGGAATCCCAGACCCATCTCGACGAGCTGCGCCATGCTGTAGAGAGCGGGCAGCATGAACAGGTGGCCTGGCTTGCGGCGCATCTTACCGAGCAAATCACCGCCCTGCACCGTGAAATTGCCGCCTGGCCGCTGCGCGTCTGGGACACCGCCTCCCCGGGCCTCGGAAAATGGCAGCGCAAGCGGCTGGAGAACCAGGAGTTCGAGCGCCGTCTGTTTGAGATGAAACGCGAGCGCGAGACGCGGCTTAACGCCGCCGAAACGCTTGAAGAACAGCAGTTATTGATGCGCGAAATTACCGCGCTGGAAGGGCGTATCGTCCGCTGTCGTCAGGCGCTGGACGAGATTGAACGCGTCATTGAACGGTTGACCCGCTAA
- a CDS encoding DUF454 family protein, translating into MQRTILIIIGWLAVVLGTLGVVLPLLPTTPFILLAAWCFARSSPRFHHWLLYRSWFGGYLRHWQQHRAMPPGAKPRAIAVILVTFAISLWLVNMLWVRILLLAILTCLLIFMWRIPVVDEKQQKH; encoded by the coding sequence ATGCAGCGTACTATTTTAATCATCATTGGCTGGCTCGCGGTAGTCCTCGGCACGCTGGGCGTGGTTTTGCCCTTGCTCCCGACGACGCCGTTTATCCTGCTGGCGGCCTGGTGCTTCGCCCGCTCGTCGCCGCGTTTTCACCACTGGCTGCTGTATCGCTCGTGGTTTGGCGGCTATCTGCGTCACTGGCAACAGCACCGCGCAATGCCGCCCGGGGCCAAGCCGCGCGCGATTGCGGTCATTCTTGTCACCTTCGCCATTTCACTGTGGCTGGTCAACATGCTGTGGGTGCGCATCCTGCTGCTGGCGATCCTCACCTGCCTGCTGATCTTTATGTGGCGGATCCCCGTGGTTGATGAAAAGCAACAAAAGCACTGA